In Chryseobacterium salivictor, the DNA window CATTTTCAAGGCTTCTACATTCGCGGTTGCCCTCATATTATTGGATATTTTGTATCCTGTAATCTTTTTCGTGTATACATCAATGATGAAAACTGCGTAATAAAACCTATCGTTAACGTAAATATACGTAATATCCGACTGCCAGATGGTGTTAGGTGCATTTACCTCCATACCTTTGATAAGATTGGGATATTCACAGGCGACGGAATGGGTCGTTTTGCGGTAATTCTTCTTGTGCTCCAGCCTGAAGCCCAATTCCATAAAAAGTTCTATGAAGCGGTCTCTGCCCATGAATTCAGGCTTTAAGGCATAATACATTTTCTCTACTCCGCATCCTGGGTGCTCATTCCGTAGTTCGTGGGCTTCCAACATGAGAACACGTACTTTTTCATCAAAAATATTCTGTCGATACTCAAATTGTTGCACCGCCTGCCTGCTGATCCCTACTGCCCGATATAAAGCATTCAGGGGGAATTCTTTTTCTTCGGAATGTTGCCTGAACCAACAGAGCGTTGGTT includes these proteins:
- a CDS encoding IS3 family transposase; the protein is MNALYRAVGISRQAVQQFEYRQNIFDEKVRVLMLEAHELRNEHPGCGVEKMYYALKPEFMGRDRFIELFMELGFRLEHKKNYRKTTHSVACEYPNLIKGMEVNAPNTIWQSDITYIYVNDRFYYAVFIIDVYTKKITGYKISNNMRATANVEALKMAVRDHCFPKIHHSDRGGQYIYKEYVKLLKEGATQISMALSAQDNAYAERINKTIKEEYLDRWKPMNFEQLKKFTKRAVNQYNNRRPHNNLGRLSPVEFERRWQEKGFSSQPIITIYDNNEP